The genome window CCATAGATAGCGAGATCGTACATCCAGCCCGAATATCTGTAGTTTCAAGACCTTATTTCAATCATCCAAAAAAAACCGACATTAAAGGGCAATTTAGTAGTTGACGAGCGGACTTTCACTATATATATTCTATGTGTGATTTAAAAGAAACTTTTGCTGTATCTCTATATTTTTGATATGGTTATAGGTATTTCTATTTAGGTGGATGGAGGTTGCTCTAACCTTCCAGCCCTGAATTGGTCCAGGAGGAATTTGGGTTGGCCTTTAACGGTCAAACTATGGTATTACCGGGGGAGATAATACTATGGTACTGGCCGACATACTGAAGAAACCACATCCCTATTTTGGTGCACCCCAATCAGCGCAGGCTGATGGGAAAGATCCCTTCATCCACCTCAGAAAAAAGCGATCCTATCTGGATCGCTTTTTTTATGTGAGGACTAAAGTCAACATCGCGTTATTCCTCATTTTTTAACCACGGTACGATATCGATGTGTCCGCGGTCTATTCTCACTGCGATTGCACCCGAATGATCGGTTCGCCAGATTTGTATCCCCATCTCGTGAAAGCGCTGCACAACTTCTGGCGAAGGATGCCGGAACTTATTGTTTTTTCCGCATGATATGGCCGCAACGCTGGGATTGACACTCGCGAGAAACTCGGGCGTCGAGGAGGTGCGCGAGCCGTGGTGCGCTGCTTTGAGGATGTCTGAGCGCAGGCGAGGTCCCCAGCGCATCAGGTCGCCATCTGTCTCGTGCTCTATGTCTCCGGTCAACAATATCGATGTTCCCCGATGGACGATTCGAATGACGACCGAACCATTATTCACGCCATCGGGTGCCGGTCCCGAGTCGGAAACATAAGCCGATGTCGGATGCAGTACCAGACCGCCAATACCCACCAGACTATCTCCCGCAGCCACAGTATGATATCTGATGCCGTTTGTCTTTACGACCTCTTGAAGCCGTTTTCCCGTAAAAGAATCGACGTGTTGTCCCGCATCGAGATAATGACTTACTGACATTTGTTCCAAAACGGAGATCAGGCCGCCAATATGATCGGCATGTGGATGAGACCCAACCACGACATCGATATGGTCAATGCTCTGACTTTTGAGAAATGGCAGAATCACGCGCTTTCCCATGTCGGTGTATTGCGTGCGAATACCACCATCGACCAGGAGTGTTAGTCCATTCGGGTATTTGCAAAAAATAGCGTCGCCCTGACCGACATCGAGGAAATAGACTTCAAGGGCTGATTCTGTTTGCGAGATATTTTTCCAAATCCCGATATTTGCCAGAACAAGGGCGATTATGAGACAATAAGTACTCCAGAGCCGTCTGGCAGTCGGGTGAATTAGAGGTATCAGGACCAGATAAATCGCAAAGATAACCCAGGAGGGATGCGCAACTTCAAAGGCGGCCCACTCTGGCTCGGCCATAAATTCTGCACATTTGATTGCTGTGCTCAAAATGAGCCAGTTCGCGGCGTTTAATACCGTCGCTATGGGTTCCCAACAGGCGAAAGCCAATACAGTCAGGAGTCCCAGTCCAACGCCAACGCCTATGAGCGGCACGACAATTAAATTTGCAATCAAGCCAATGACCGATACCAGCCCAAAATATGCCACAATAAAGGGAAGGGTCGTTGCTTGAGCGGCGAGAGAAACAGCCAGCGGTCCTGCGATACAGGTATCGTACCATCCCTTTTTTTGGGGCAACAAATCGCGCAGTGGCCGATAAAAGATCAAAATGCCGCCCGTGGCTACAAATGACAGTTGAAAACCCACATCGAATAAATCCTGTGGTCGAACGATCAACAATCCCAAACCCGCTATGCCCAGGATGTTTCCACCGTCTATATCGCGTTGCCCCACGATGCCCAAAAGTGCCACACAGCCCATTGTCGAAGCGCGCACGACTGAAGGTGGCAACCCGGTTATTAGCGCGTAAAATACCAGCGCGCAGATTGTCAATGCAGCAGTGATACCTCGCCCGATTCCCAGTATCTTTAGCGAGAAAAATACAGCTCCAGCAATCAATCCCACGTGAAGTCCAGATACCGCTAAGACGTGGTTGACGCCGGTTTGCGTGAATGCGGTTTTGACTTCTTCGGGCACGGCGTGCTTTGCGCCCAAAAGTACCCCTTTTAAGAGACCAGCAGGCCCGCCAGAAAGATTCTGCTCAATTGTCCGGCGAATGAGATTTCTGACGGGTAATACGATCTGCGCCCACCAGTCGTCTTTTTCTCGTCGATGTGCAATAATCTGAGAGGGCTTTTGTACCGTGCCCAGAGCATCAATGCCCCTGCGTTTCAGATATTCCCGATAATCAAATGCGCCCGGATTTCGCGGGGGATCCGGTTGATAAAGCTGGATCTGCAATTGCATTCGATTCCTGTAGGCAGGCAATGCGGTACCCGCCTTAAACCTGATTAGTGCCCTGCCACTTACAGCGCGCGTCGTGTCTTTGACGACGAGTTGAAGTATATCAAAGACGATGCGATAATCGCCGTCGATGTTTTCGGGGTCCGATGAAACCAATCCCTCGACTTCGATAAGTGTGCGGTCTGCAGGTAAGAATTGGGCAAAGTGATCTACAGCGCGTTCCAGGCTCTGCGCGCTTCTCAATGCACCCAGCAAAATGAGAAGGCCCGCAAAAAGGATGCTCATTTTTCCCTTATTCCATTGCCACCACAGCCCCGCGCCACAAATACAAATGACCGCAAAGGCACAGAGCATGGTGGGGATCAGAAATACCCCAATATACCTGTGTAAGCCGATTCCCAAAGCAAAGTACAGCGCAGTCCACAATGCAGGTCTTCTCATGTTTTTTCCTTTCTCGAACCCGTATTGTGGCAATTTTCGTGCCATCTCTCATGGCGTGCTCATTTCGCTATTTGAGGAAAAAACTGTTCACTTGTCTGAAAAAAATGTTTCCCCTTTTCGTCATTGACTTTACCCATGTGAGATGGTATATTTGCAAAACTATTCGAAATTGAGTTTCAACTGTATGCTTTTTTTGGGAGTTGGGATCGTTCTCTCTTCGCGTTTGGTGCGGGCCGTTATCATGCAGATTCGCCTGACGCTCGAATACGATGGAACTGATTTTAAGGGCTGGCAAATTCAGCCCGACCAGCGCACGGTCCAGGGCGAACTTCAGGCACGCCTTGAGCAACTCTATGGTGCACCGATTTCGGTTACGGCGTCTGGTCGCACAGATGCGGGCGTCCACGCACTCGGGCAGGTTGTCAATTTCACGCCCACGCGCGATATTTCGCTCGATCGCTTGCAGCACGCGCTCAATGGCATGTTACCACCCGATGTTGCCGTCAAAAGAGCCGATTATGTCGGCCTTGACTTTCACGCGCGTTTTGATGCCCAGCGCCGATATTATTTTTATCGCATCCGGTATAATAAACAGCCCATCGGTCGGCACTATGCGTGGTATATACGTCGCAAACTCGACCTGGATGTGATAAAACGGGCGAGCAAAACGCTCATTGGTCGGCACGACTTCACGTCTTTTTGCGTGGCGGCCTATGAAAAAGAAAATCGA of Gemmatimonadota bacterium contains these proteins:
- a CDS encoding DNA internalization-related competence protein ComEC/Rec2; the protein is MRRPALWTALYFALGIGLHRYIGVFLIPTMLCAFAVICICGAGLWWQWNKGKMSILFAGLLILLGALRSAQSLERAVDHFAQFLPADRTLIEVEGLVSSDPENIDGDYRIVFDILQLVVKDTTRAVSGRALIRFKAGTALPAYRNRMQLQIQLYQPDPPRNPGAFDYREYLKRRGIDALGTVQKPSQIIAHRREKDDWWAQIVLPVRNLIRRTIEQNLSGGPAGLLKGVLLGAKHAVPEEVKTAFTQTGVNHVLAVSGLHVGLIAGAVFFSLKILGIGRGITAALTICALVFYALITGLPPSVVRASTMGCVALLGIVGQRDIDGGNILGIAGLGLLIVRPQDLFDVGFQLSFVATGGILIFYRPLRDLLPQKKGWYDTCIAGPLAVSLAAQATTLPFIVAYFGLVSVIGLIANLIVVPLIGVGVGLGLLTVLAFACWEPIATVLNAANWLILSTAIKCAEFMAEPEWAAFEVAHPSWVIFAIYLVLIPLIHPTARRLWSTYCLIIALVLANIGIWKNISQTESALEVYFLDVGQGDAIFCKYPNGLTLLVDGGIRTQYTDMGKRVILPFLKSQSIDHIDVVVGSHPHADHIGGLISVLEQMSVSHYLDAGQHVDSFTGKRLQEVVKTNGIRYHTVAAGDSLVGIGGLVLHPTSAYVSDSGPAPDGVNNGSVVIRIVHRGTSILLTGDIEHETDGDLMRWGPRLRSDILKAAHHGSRTSSTPEFLASVNPSVAAISCGKNNKFRHPSPEVVQRFHEMGIQIWRTDHSGAIAVRIDRGHIDIVPWLKNEE
- the truA gene encoding tRNA pseudouridine(38-40) synthase TruA produces the protein MQIRLTLEYDGTDFKGWQIQPDQRTVQGELQARLEQLYGAPISVTASGRTDAGVHALGQVVNFTPTRDISLDRLQHALNGMLPPDVAVKRADYVGLDFHARFDAQRRYYFYRIRYNKQPIGRHYAWYIRRKLDLDVIKRASKTLIGRHDFTSFCVAAYEKENRVCQVYTCDWQQQGDELTFHISGDRFLRAMVRSIVGTLVEMGRGARPAESMRDILCARNRQSAGESAPAQGLFLERVIYDDELP